The Theropithecus gelada isolate Dixy chromosome 11, Tgel_1.0, whole genome shotgun sequence genome includes a region encoding these proteins:
- the C3AR1 gene encoding C3a anaphylatoxin chemotactic receptor → MAPFSAETNSTDLLSQPWNESPVILSMVILSLTFLLGLPGNGLVLWVAGLKMQRTVNTVWFLHLTLADLLCCLSLPFSLAHLALQGQWPYGRFLCKLIPSIIVLNMFASVFLLTAITLDRCLVVFKPIWCQNHRNVGTACTICGCIWVVAFVMCIPVFVYREIFTTDNHSKCGYKFDLSGSLDYLDFYGNPLENRSLENIVQLPGEMNDRLDPSSFQANDHPWTVTTAFHPQTFQRPSADSLPKDSASHSLYSNVFKPAGVASPKIPSGFPIEGHKTSPLDDSDAFLSTLKLFPSAASNSLYEYELPQDFQDYYSLGQFTYDNQVSTPLVAITITRLVVGFLLPSVIMIACYSFIVLRMQRGRFAKSQGKTFRVAVVVVTVFLVCWAPYHISGVLLLFTDPETPLGKTLMSWDHVFTALASANSCFNPFLYALLGKDFRKKARQSIQSILEAAFSEELTHSTHCSSNNVFSERNSISTTV, encoded by the coding sequence ATGGCGCCTTTCTCTGCTGAGACCAATTCAACTGACCTACTCTCACAGCCGTGGAATGAGTCCCCGGTAATTCTCTCCATGGTCATTCTCAGCCTTACTTTTTTACTGGGATTGCCAGGCAATGGGCTGGTGCTGTGGGTGGCTGGCCTGAAGATGCAGCGTACAGTGAACACAGTTTGGTTCCTCCACCTCACCTTGGCGGACCTTCTCTGCTGCCTCTCCTTGCCCTTCTCGCTGGCTCACTTGGCTCTCCAGGGACAGTGGCCCTACGGCAGGTTCCTATGCAAGCTCATCCCCTCCATCATTGTCCTCAACATGTTTGCCAGTGTCTTCCTGCTTACTGCCATTACCCTGGACCGCTGTCTTGTGGTATTCAAGCCAATCTGGTGTCAGAATCATCGCAATGTAGGGACGGCCTGCACTATCTGTGGATGTATCTGGGTGGTGGCTTTTGTGATGTGCATCCCCGTGTTCGTGTACCGGGAAATCTTCACTACAGACAACCATAGTAAATGTGGCTACAAATTTGATCTCTCCGGCTCATTAGATTATCTAGACTTTTATGGAAATCCACTAGAAAACAGGTCTCTTGAAAACATTGTTCAGCTGCCTGGAGAAATGAATGATAGGTTAGATCCTTCCTCTTTCCAAGCAAATGATCATCCTTGGACAGTCACCACTGCCTTCCACCCTCAAACGTTTCAAAGACCTTCTGCGGATTCACTCCCTAAGGACTCTGCTAGTCACAGTCTGTATTCTAATGTATTTAAACCTGCCGGTGTGGCCTCACCTAAAATCCCCAGTGGGTTTCCTATTGAAGGTCACAAAACTAGCCCACTGGATGACTCTGATGCTTTTCTCTCTACTCTAAAGCTGTTCCCTAGTGCTGCTAGCAATTCCTTGTACGAGTATGAGCTACCACAAGATTTCCAGGATTATTACAGTTTAGGCCAATTCACATATGACAATCAAGTGTCAACACCCCTCGTGGCAATAACGATCACTAGGCTAGTGGTGGGTTTCCTGCTGCCCTCTGTTATCATGATAGCCTGTTACAGCTTCATTGTCCTCCGAATGCAAAGGGGCCGCTTCGCCAAGTCTCAGGGCAAAACCTTTCgagtggcggtggtggtggtgaccGTCTTTCTTGTCTGCTGGGCTCCATACCACATTTCTGGAGTCCTGTTATTGTTTACTGACCCAGAAACTCCCTTGGGGAAAACTCTGATGTCCTGGGATCATGTATTCACTGCTCTAGCATCTGCCAATAGTTGCTTTAATCCCTTCCTTTATGCCCTCTTGGGGAAAGATTTTAGGAAGAAAGCAAGGCAGTCCATTCAGAGCATTCTGGAGGCAGCCTTCAGTGAGGAGCTCACACATTCTACCCACTGTTCCTCAAACAATGTCTTTTCAGAGAGAAATAGTATTAGTACAACTGTGTGA